A DNA window from Amycolatopsis sp. DSM 110486 contains the following coding sequences:
- a CDS encoding (2Fe-2S)-binding protein, with product MEITVTVNGEPHRRTVEPRLLLVHLLRDDLGLTGTHWGCDTSNCGTCVVWLDDLPVKSCTVLAVMADGKRVRTVEDLGHGAQLDPVQQGFVACHGIQCGFCTPGMLMTARWLLDRDPDPSEDVIREAISGQLCRCTGYENIVRSIRWAAEHPDGEAP from the coding sequence GTGGAGATCACGGTGACGGTCAACGGCGAACCCCACCGCCGCACGGTCGAGCCGCGCCTGCTGCTCGTGCACCTCCTGCGCGACGACCTCGGGCTCACCGGCACGCACTGGGGCTGCGACACCTCCAACTGCGGCACCTGCGTGGTGTGGCTCGACGACCTGCCGGTGAAGTCGTGCACAGTGCTGGCGGTGATGGCCGACGGCAAGCGGGTGCGCACCGTCGAGGACCTCGGCCACGGCGCGCAGCTCGACCCCGTGCAGCAAGGTTTCGTGGCGTGCCACGGGATCCAGTGCGGCTTCTGCACGCCGGGGATGCTGATGACCGCGCGCTGGCTGCTCGACCGCGACCCGGATCCGAGCGAAGACGTGATCCGCGAAGCGATCTCCGGGCAGCTGTGCCGCTGCACCGGTTACGAGAACATCGTCCGCTCGATCCGGTGGGCGGCCGAGCACCCGGACGGGGAAGCCCCATGA
- a CDS encoding xanthine dehydrogenase family protein subunit M has protein sequence MQVPAQFEYERATSVEHALALLAKYGPESRVIAGGHSLIPMMKLRLARPEALVDVNELTELSGIEVADGELRIGALVRHAELLASAEAGALFPVLADAERVIADPIVRNRGTIGGSLCQADPSEDLSAAFAAVRANAVIRGEEGTRTVPVREFFTGPYSTVVGPAELLVELRLPIREGSGSAYAKVGRRAGDWAVAAAGAELVLEGDDVGEAGIGLTAVGAPRFVAAEAEDFLRGGAASAERFEKAGVIAAEHCSPAADQRGPADYKRHLVATLTTRALHRAAERAGG, from the coding sequence ATGCAGGTGCCGGCGCAGTTCGAGTACGAGCGGGCCACGAGTGTCGAGCACGCGCTGGCGCTGCTGGCCAAGTACGGTCCGGAAAGCCGCGTGATCGCAGGCGGGCACAGCCTGATCCCGATGATGAAGCTGCGCCTGGCCCGGCCCGAAGCGCTCGTGGACGTCAACGAGCTCACCGAGCTGTCCGGGATCGAGGTCGCCGACGGCGAGCTGCGCATCGGCGCGCTGGTGCGGCACGCGGAGCTGCTGGCCTCGGCCGAGGCCGGCGCGCTGTTCCCGGTTCTGGCCGACGCCGAGCGCGTGATCGCCGACCCGATCGTGCGCAACCGCGGCACGATCGGGGGTTCGCTGTGCCAGGCCGACCCGTCGGAGGACCTGTCGGCCGCCTTCGCCGCCGTGCGGGCCAACGCCGTGATCCGCGGGGAGGAAGGCACGCGAACCGTGCCCGTGCGCGAGTTTTTCACCGGGCCCTACAGCACGGTCGTCGGTCCCGCCGAGCTGCTCGTGGAGCTGCGACTGCCGATCCGCGAGGGCAGCGGCAGCGCGTACGCGAAGGTCGGCCGCCGGGCGGGTGACTGGGCGGTGGCGGCCGCCGGGGCCGAGCTCGTGCTCGAAGGCGACGACGTGGGCGAGGCCGGCATCGGGCTCACCGCGGTCGGCGCGCCGCGGTTCGTCGCGGCCGAGGCAGAGGATTTCCTGCGCGGTGGCGCCGCTTCGGCGGAACGCTTCGAGAAGGCCGGGGTCATCGCGGCCGAGCACTGCTCCCCCGCCGCCGACCAGCGCGGCCCGGCGGACTACAAACGCCACCTCGTCGCCACGCTCACCACACGGGCGTTGCACCGGGCGGCGGAACGGGCCGGAGGCTGA
- a CDS encoding (2Fe-2S)-binding protein produces the protein MTSVHEIHEETTGDVPIRRITVTVNGERRVVECEPRLLLAHLLRQGLRLTGTHMGCDTTNCGACTVLVDGRAVKSCTMLAVQADGHEVTTVEGLATASELHPLQEGFREEHGLQCGFCTPGMMLSAKALLDENPDPSEEDVRWALSGNLCRCTGYQNIVKSVLWAAAKLRSE, from the coding sequence ATGACGAGCGTCCACGAGATCCACGAGGAAACCACCGGCGACGTCCCGATCCGCCGGATCACGGTCACGGTCAACGGCGAGCGCCGCGTGGTCGAGTGCGAACCGCGGCTGCTGCTCGCGCACCTGTTGCGCCAGGGCCTGCGCCTCACGGGCACGCACATGGGCTGCGACACCACCAACTGCGGCGCGTGCACCGTGCTCGTCGACGGCCGCGCGGTGAAGTCGTGCACGATGCTCGCGGTGCAGGCCGACGGGCACGAGGTCACCACGGTCGAGGGGCTCGCCACGGCGAGCGAGCTGCACCCGCTGCAGGAGGGCTTCCGCGAGGAACACGGCCTGCAGTGCGGCTTCTGCACGCCGGGGATGATGCTCTCGGCCAAGGCCCTGCTCGACGAGAACCCGGATCCGTCCGAAGAGGACGTCCGCTGGGCGCTGTCGGGGAACCTGTGCCGCTGCACGGGCTACCAGAACATCGTGAAGTCGGTGCTGTGGGCCGCCGCCAAGCTGCGGTCCGAATAG
- a CDS encoding aerobic carbon-monoxide dehydrogenase large subunit, giving the protein MSQALDENKIGGLGVSRKRVEDNRFIRGRGNYTDDIVLPGMLHMEILRSPLAHARIKSIDTSRAWEIPGVRLVLTGEMAATRNLAWMPTLSYDTQAVLATDKVRFQGQEVACVVADDPYIAKDACEAIDVEYEPLPVIVNPGQAVAEGAPLIRDDKAGQADNVVYRWEVGDQTGTDAAFEKADVVSKLRLHYPRSHPSPIECCGSVADFDRATQKLTVYMTTQAPHIIRAAVAMVAELPEHLIRIVSPDIGGGFGNKVPVYPGYVCSILCSILLERPVKWIEDKTGNLISTGFARDMYLDGEMALRADGKILGVRMHAEADHGAFFADAQPSKFKIGLLHSTFACYNVPAAHLTARGTYTNKAPGGVAYRCSFRVTEAMFFQERMVHQAAKDLGLDPAEFRRRNFVRADAFPHRTPFGFLVDSGQPEACLDVGLKAVGYEDFLRQKEEARKRGRRLGIGISTMTEPLGAGNSREYDILGIKMFDSAELRVHMTGKALLRVGVKSQGQGHETTWAQIVSHELGIPADDVTVEEGDTDTAPFGMGTYASRSTPVAGAAISMVSRKIRAKARKLAAHLLEVSEEDLEWELGRFSVRGVPEHGVTIQECAMAAYGNMPDGMEPGLENHAYYDPPNLTWPFAVYIVTVEVDPETGVWDVLNTVAVDDCGVRINPMIVEGQIMGGLTEAYAMANMQFITFDAEGNCVGSNYMDYLLPTAWETPGFELHSEVVTPSPHHPIGAKGVGECAAVGGPAAFVNAVMDALDDTGVRNIDMPLLPDRVWEALTQRHDVSGAPPVRTDD; this is encoded by the coding sequence GTGTCGCAGGCGTTGGACGAGAACAAGATCGGCGGGCTCGGCGTCAGCCGCAAGCGGGTGGAGGATAACCGGTTCATCCGCGGGCGCGGGAACTACACCGACGACATCGTGCTGCCCGGCATGCTGCACATGGAGATCCTGCGCAGCCCGCTCGCGCACGCGCGGATCAAGTCGATCGACACCAGCCGCGCATGGGAGATCCCGGGGGTGCGGCTCGTGCTCACCGGCGAGATGGCCGCGACCCGCAACCTCGCGTGGATGCCCACGCTCTCCTACGACACCCAGGCCGTGCTCGCCACGGACAAGGTGCGGTTCCAGGGCCAGGAAGTCGCGTGTGTCGTCGCCGACGACCCCTACATCGCCAAGGACGCGTGCGAGGCCATCGATGTCGAGTACGAACCGCTGCCCGTGATCGTGAACCCCGGCCAGGCCGTGGCCGAGGGCGCGCCGCTGATCCGCGACGACAAGGCGGGTCAGGCCGACAACGTCGTCTACCGCTGGGAAGTCGGCGACCAGACCGGCACGGACGCGGCGTTCGAGAAGGCCGACGTGGTCTCGAAACTGCGGCTGCACTACCCGCGTTCGCACCCCTCGCCGATCGAGTGCTGCGGCTCCGTGGCCGACTTCGACCGCGCGACGCAGAAGCTCACCGTGTACATGACCACGCAGGCGCCGCACATCATCCGGGCCGCCGTCGCGATGGTCGCCGAGCTGCCCGAGCACCTGATCCGCATCGTCTCGCCGGACATCGGCGGCGGCTTCGGCAACAAGGTGCCCGTGTACCCCGGCTACGTGTGCTCGATCCTGTGCTCGATCCTGCTGGAACGGCCCGTGAAGTGGATCGAGGACAAGACCGGCAACCTGATCTCCACCGGGTTCGCCCGCGACATGTACCTCGACGGCGAGATGGCGTTGCGCGCAGACGGCAAGATCCTCGGCGTCCGCATGCACGCCGAGGCCGACCACGGCGCGTTCTTCGCCGACGCGCAGCCGAGCAAGTTCAAGATCGGGCTGCTGCACTCGACGTTCGCCTGCTACAACGTGCCCGCCGCGCACCTCACCGCGCGCGGCACCTACACCAACAAGGCGCCCGGCGGCGTCGCGTACCGCTGCTCGTTCCGCGTCACCGAGGCGATGTTCTTCCAGGAGCGCATGGTCCACCAAGCCGCGAAAGACCTCGGGCTGGACCCGGCCGAGTTCCGCCGGCGCAACTTCGTGCGCGCCGACGCGTTCCCGCACCGCACGCCGTTCGGGTTCCTCGTGGACTCCGGCCAGCCCGAGGCGTGCCTCGACGTGGGGCTGAAAGCCGTGGGCTACGAGGACTTCCTGCGGCAGAAGGAAGAGGCGCGCAAACGCGGGCGGCGCCTGGGCATCGGGATCTCCACGATGACCGAACCGCTCGGCGCCGGCAACAGCCGCGAGTACGACATCCTCGGCATCAAGATGTTCGACTCGGCCGAGCTGCGCGTGCACATGACCGGCAAGGCGCTGCTTCGGGTCGGGGTGAAGAGCCAGGGGCAGGGTCACGAGACCACGTGGGCCCAGATCGTGAGCCACGAGCTGGGCATCCCGGCCGACGACGTCACGGTGGAGGAGGGCGACACCGACACCGCGCCGTTCGGCATGGGCACCTACGCCTCGCGCAGCACGCCGGTCGCGGGCGCGGCGATCTCCATGGTGTCGCGCAAGATCCGGGCCAAGGCGCGCAAGCTCGCCGCGCACCTGCTCGAAGTGTCCGAAGAGGACCTCGAGTGGGAGCTCGGCCGGTTCTCGGTGCGCGGGGTGCCCGAGCACGGCGTGACCATCCAGGAGTGCGCGATGGCGGCGTACGGCAACATGCCCGACGGCATGGAGCCCGGGCTGGAGAACCACGCCTACTACGACCCGCCGAACCTGACCTGGCCGTTCGCGGTCTACATCGTCACGGTCGAAGTGGACCCCGAGACCGGTGTGTGGGACGTGCTCAACACCGTGGCCGTGGACGACTGCGGCGTGCGCATCAACCCGATGATCGTGGAGGGCCAGATCATGGGCGGGCTCACCGAGGCCTACGCGATGGCGAACATGCAGTTCATCACCTTCGACGCCGAGGGCAACTGCGTCGGCTCGAACTACATGGACTACCTGCTGCCCACCGCGTGGGAGACGCCGGGGTTCGAGCTGCACAGCGAGGTCGTCACGCCGTCACCGCACCACCCGATCGGCGCCAAGGGCGTGGGGGAGTGCGCCGCGGTCGGCGGGCCGGCGGCCTTCGTGAACGCCGTGATGGACGCCCTCGACGACACCGGCGTGCGCAACATCGACATGCCGCTGCTGCCCGACCGCGTGTGGGAAGCGCTGACGCAGCGCCACGACGTGTCCGGTGCGCCGCCCGTGCGGACAGACGACTGA
- a CDS encoding xanthine dehydrogenase family protein subunit M, with product MYPSRFRYEAPRSLPEALDLLRTGGDEAKVLAGGQSLVPLMKLRFAAPALVVDINNVPGLAHHELDAEGNLHVGALCRHADLERSQLLKSVQPTMAAAAPLIADPIVRNRGTLVGSLCHADPQGDWASVVLALDGSIVAQGPAGRRRIAARDFVLGPFQNALAPDEIAVEAVIPAPRGTPAGGYLKLERRVGDFATVGVAVAVETQAGTVTRAGIALTGVGGSTIEATDAEHALVGGPLTPDSVAEAADLAAAAARPKTDHRGTAEFKRHVVRTFVVRALGRTGEEAA from the coding sequence GTGTACCCGTCCCGGTTCCGCTACGAAGCACCGCGTTCCCTGCCCGAGGCGCTTGACCTGCTGCGCACGGGCGGCGACGAGGCCAAGGTCCTCGCCGGTGGGCAGAGCCTGGTACCACTGATGAAGCTGCGTTTTGCCGCACCCGCGCTCGTCGTCGACATCAACAACGTCCCCGGCCTCGCCCACCACGAGCTCGACGCCGAGGGCAACCTCCACGTCGGCGCGCTGTGCCGGCACGCCGATCTCGAACGCTCGCAGCTGCTCAAGTCCGTGCAGCCCACGATGGCCGCCGCGGCGCCGCTGATCGCCGATCCCATCGTGCGCAACCGCGGCACGCTGGTCGGTTCGCTGTGCCACGCCGATCCCCAGGGCGACTGGGCTTCGGTGGTGCTGGCGCTGGACGGGTCGATCGTCGCGCAAGGGCCCGCCGGCCGGCGCCGCATCGCCGCGCGCGACTTCGTGCTCGGCCCGTTCCAGAACGCGCTGGCGCCCGACGAGATCGCCGTGGAGGCTGTCATTCCCGCACCCCGCGGTACACCCGCGGGCGGTTACCTCAAGCTGGAACGGCGGGTCGGCGACTTCGCGACGGTCGGCGTCGCCGTGGCGGTGGAGACGCAGGCCGGCACGGTCACCCGCGCCGGCATCGCCCTCACCGGCGTCGGCGGTTCGACGATCGAAGCCACCGACGCCGAGCACGCGCTCGTGGGCGGCCCGCTGACGCCGGACAGCGTGGCGGAAGCCGCGGACCTGGCCGCCGCGGCGGCCCGCCCGAAGACCGACCACCGCGGCACGGCCGAGTTCAAGCGGCACGTGGTGCGCACGTTCGTGGTGCGCGCGCTGGGCCGCACCGGGGAGGAAGCGGCATGA